From a region of the Gordonia sp. PP30 genome:
- a CDS encoding sulfate ABC transporter substrate-binding protein: MRSATTLVVVAALAWLLAACGGGSTDTPGGVDISSGSRHLNLVAYATPKPGFDLIIPAFRATPEGHGIGFSQSYGASGDQSRKVARGLPTDVVNFSVAPDVTRLVKAGVVDKDWETQAPNHSVPFGSVVALVVRQGNPKNIRDWSDLLRPGITVVTPNPGSSGSAKWNLLAPYAAESEGGKNPQAGLDYVRALVRDHVRVLPKSGREATTAFEQGQGDVLISYENEAIMLKRHNATADATQRVDYVIPPQTFKIENPVAVVNTSDDKPAARTFVNYLFTPPAQRLWAQAGFRPVDPAVIAETAGDFPGRIERLWTIDDLGGWKKTDKALFGTSGSISKIYDEEAGR, encoded by the coding sequence CTGCGTTCCGCGACGACGCTCGTCGTCGTGGCCGCACTCGCCTGGCTGCTCGCGGCGTGCGGCGGAGGATCCACCGACACTCCCGGCGGCGTCGACATCTCGTCGGGCAGCCGCCATCTGAATCTCGTCGCCTACGCCACGCCGAAGCCCGGGTTCGACCTGATCATCCCCGCCTTCCGGGCTACCCCGGAAGGTCACGGGATCGGCTTCTCGCAGTCGTACGGCGCGTCCGGTGATCAGTCGCGGAAGGTCGCGCGTGGCCTGCCCACCGACGTCGTCAACTTCTCCGTGGCACCGGACGTCACACGCCTGGTGAAGGCAGGGGTGGTCGACAAGGACTGGGAGACCCAGGCACCGAATCACTCGGTTCCGTTCGGGTCGGTGGTCGCGCTCGTGGTCCGGCAGGGCAACCCGAAGAACATCCGCGACTGGTCCGATCTGCTTCGGCCCGGGATCACCGTCGTCACGCCGAATCCTGGTAGCTCCGGATCGGCCAAATGGAATCTGCTGGCGCCGTACGCCGCAGAGAGCGAGGGCGGGAAGAACCCTCAGGCCGGCCTCGACTATGTACGCGCCCTGGTCCGCGATCACGTCCGGGTGCTGCCCAAGTCCGGCCGTGAGGCGACCACGGCGTTCGAACAGGGGCAGGGCGACGTGCTGATCAGCTACGAGAACGAGGCGATCATGCTCAAGCGGCACAACGCCACCGCGGATGCCACGCAGCGCGTCGACTACGTGATCCCGCCGCAGACCTTCAAGATCGAGAACCCGGTCGCCGTCGTCAACACCTCCGATGACAAGCCCGCGGCCCGGACCTTCGTGAACTACCTGTTCACCCCGCCGGCGCAGCGACTCTGGGCGCAGGCCGGTTTCCGGCCCGTCGACCCGGCTGTCATCGCCGAGACGGCAGGCGACTTCCCGGGCCGGATCGAACGGCTCTGGACCATCGACGACCTCGGTGGCTGGAAGAAGACCGACAAGGCGCTCTTCGGGACCTCCGGATCGATCAGCAAGATCTACGACGAGGAGGCCGGCCGATGA
- a CDS encoding M3 family metallopeptidase — protein MGSDVNPVLAPSGLPYDLPDFAAITDDDFLPAYDIALPAHLAEVEAIAGDPAPPTFENTVAALERSGRLLARANGIFFNLEGADSNPQRDAIAQDLAVRLTEHQNAIAMNPRLFARIADVYERREALGLSEPQRRLTEHRYRDAVRAGAALDPEGQVEMRAISARLATLSTEFGQRLLADTNDSAVHVPDESDLDGLSVGEVAAARRAAQERGLDGYLITLELPTSQSSVAKLTNPAVRQRVFTASVDRCARGNENDTREMILEIVRLRARRAQLLGYANHAEYVIAEETAPDPEAVAGLLRELSSAAMAAGEAELARLTESAGAPLQPWDVTHALAGGVDSAEPSVDRHEDPTTEFEQYCELDTVYRDGIFAAAGELYGLTFVERPDLLGYHPDVRVWEVGDGSGAGIGLFLGDFYARPSKRGGAWMNNIVDQSAQLGTRPVIVNVLNLTAPEPGEPCLLTHDQLVTAFHEFGHAIHGLLSDTEYVSQSGTSVPRDFVEFPSQVNEMWALHPEVTARYARHWRTGEPAPRALLDAVRAAGDIEPAHATIEYLGAAALDLAWHRLSVDEIPDDVLEFEAAALAGAGLASGLIPPRYRSTYFNHVFGGGYSSAYYSYIWSEILDAETEQWFRRGGGLQRELGRAFAEAVLSRGDSVDPVAAHAGLLGRPAQIGPLLRRRGLAAVGGDTAE, from the coding sequence ATGGGCTCCGACGTCAATCCTGTTCTCGCCCCCTCCGGGCTGCCGTACGACCTGCCGGACTTCGCCGCGATCACCGACGACGACTTCCTCCCCGCCTACGACATCGCCCTTCCGGCGCACCTCGCCGAGGTCGAGGCGATCGCGGGCGACCCGGCGCCGCCGACCTTCGAGAACACCGTCGCCGCGCTGGAGCGCTCGGGTCGTCTCCTGGCCCGCGCCAACGGGATCTTCTTCAATCTCGAAGGGGCGGACAGCAATCCGCAGCGTGACGCGATCGCGCAGGACCTGGCGGTCCGGCTCACCGAGCATCAGAACGCGATCGCCATGAATCCACGGCTGTTCGCGCGGATCGCCGACGTCTACGAGCGTCGTGAGGCACTCGGGCTCAGCGAGCCGCAACGCCGGCTGACCGAGCATCGCTACCGGGACGCGGTTCGCGCCGGCGCGGCCCTCGACCCCGAGGGACAGGTCGAGATGCGGGCGATCTCGGCGCGGCTGGCCACGCTGAGCACCGAGTTCGGGCAGCGGCTGCTGGCAGATACCAACGACTCGGCCGTGCACGTGCCCGACGAGTCGGACCTCGACGGCCTGTCCGTCGGCGAGGTCGCCGCCGCCCGCCGGGCCGCACAGGAACGGGGACTCGACGGCTACCTGATCACGCTGGAACTGCCGACGAGCCAGTCGTCGGTGGCGAAGCTGACGAATCCGGCTGTGCGGCAACGGGTCTTCACCGCGTCGGTCGACCGGTGTGCGCGTGGCAACGAGAACGACACCCGGGAGATGATCCTGGAGATCGTGCGCTTGCGGGCGCGTCGTGCCCAGTTGCTCGGCTACGCGAACCACGCCGAATACGTGATCGCCGAGGAGACCGCGCCGGACCCGGAGGCCGTGGCGGGGTTGCTGCGAGAGCTGTCGTCGGCCGCGATGGCCGCCGGCGAGGCCGAACTCGCGCGGCTGACCGAGAGCGCCGGGGCGCCGCTTCAGCCCTGGGACGTGACCCACGCGCTGGCCGGCGGCGTGGATTCGGCGGAGCCGTCGGTCGACCGGCATGAGGATCCGACGACCGAGTTCGAGCAGTACTGCGAGCTCGACACCGTCTACCGCGACGGGATCTTCGCGGCGGCGGGCGAACTGTACGGGCTCACCTTCGTCGAACGTCCCGATCTGCTCGGGTATCACCCCGACGTACGGGTCTGGGAGGTCGGGGACGGCAGCGGTGCGGGAATCGGGCTGTTCCTCGGCGACTTCTACGCGCGGCCGTCCAAGCGTGGCGGTGCGTGGATGAACAACATCGTCGACCAGTCGGCCCAGCTGGGGACGCGGCCGGTGATCGTCAACGTCCTGAACTTGACCGCACCGGAGCCGGGGGAGCCGTGCCTGCTCACGCACGACCAGTTGGTCACCGCGTTCCACGAGTTCGGTCACGCGATCCACGGGCTGCTCTCCGATACCGAGTACGTCTCGCAGTCGGGCACGTCGGTGCCGCGTGACTTCGTCGAGTTCCCGTCGCAGGTCAACGAGATGTGGGCGCTGCACCCGGAGGTGACCGCGCGCTACGCCCGGCACTGGCGGACCGGGGAGCCCGCGCCGCGAGCACTGCTCGACGCGGTGCGGGCAGCGGGGGACATCGAGCCGGCGCACGCGACCATCGAGTACCTCGGCGCCGCCGCGCTCGACCTCGCTTGGCACCGGCTGAGCGTCGATGAGATCCCCGATGACGTGCTGGAGTTCGAGGCCGCGGCGCTCGCCGGGGCCGGGCTGGCGAGCGGCCTGATCCCGCCCCGTTACCGCAGTACCTATTTCAACCACGTCTTCGGTGGCGGCTACTCGTCGGCGTACTACAGCTACATCTGGTCGGAGATCCTCGACGCGGAGACCGAGCAGTGGTTCCGCCGGGGCGGCGGCTTGCAGCGCGAGCTGGGCCGGGCCTTCGCCGAGGCGGTGCTCTCTCGCGGCGACAGCGTCGATCCGGTGGCCGCGCACGCCGGCCTACTGGGGCGCCCGGCGCAGATCGGTCCGCTGCTGCGGCGGCGCGGCCTCGCGGCGGTCGGCGGCGACACGGCCGAGTAG